One Paralichthys olivaceus isolate ysfri-2021 chromosome 8, ASM2471397v2, whole genome shotgun sequence genomic region harbors:
- the pou4f2 gene encoding POU domain, class 4, transcription factor 2: MMMMSLNSKQAFAMAHSSLPEPKYSLHSSSSSTLTSNAPSSCSSSRHSNTIISSSGGSSSEAMRRACLPTPPSNIFGGLDESLLARAEALAAVDIVSQTKSHHHPPHHSPFKPDATYHTMNTLPCTSSSSSSVPISHPSALSGHHHHHHHHHHHQPHQALEGDLLDHITPGLALGAMAGPDGSVVSTAAHPAHMAGMNHMHQAAINMAHAHGLPPHMGMNDVDADPRDLEAFAERFKQRRIKLGVTQADVGSALASLKIPGVGSLSQSTICRFESLTLSHNNMIALKPILQAWLEEAEKSHREKLNKPELFNGAEKKRKRTSIAAPEKRSLEAYFAIQPRPSSEKIAAIAEKLDLKKNVVRVWFCNQRQKQKRMKYSACV, encoded by the exons atgatgatgatgtctcTGAACAGCAAGCAGGCTTTTGCCATGGCCCACAGCAGCTTGCCCGAACCCAAGTACTCGTTgcattcctcctcttcatccaccCTGACTTCCAATGCACCTTCCTCATGCTCGTCCTCCCGACACAGCAACaccatcatcagcagcagcggcggcagcagctcGGAGGCGATGCGCCGAGCCTGTCTCCCAACCCCACCG AGCAATATATTCGGAGGCTTGGATGAGAGTTTGTTGGCCCGGGCTGAAGCTCTAGCGGCGGTGGATATAGTCTCGCAGACCAAGAGCCACCACCACCCTCCACATCACAGTCCCTTCAAGCCGGACGCAACCTACCACACCATGAACACGCTCCCCTGCACctcgtcgtcctcctcctcggtGCCTATTTCTCATCCCTCCGCCTTGTCCggccaccaccatcaccaccaccatcaccaccaccaccagccccACCAGGCACTGGAGGGGGACCTGCTGGACCACATCACCCCGGGACTGGCACTAGGAGCCATGGCTGGGCCGGATGGCTCGGTGGTTTCCACGGCTGCGCACCCTGCCCACATGGCGGGCATGAACCACATGCACCAGGCAGCCATCAACATGGCTCATGCCCACGGGCTACCACCGCACATGGGCATGAACGACGTGGACGCCGATCCCAGGGACTTGGAAGCCTTCGCAGAGAGGTTTAAGCAAAGACGGATCAAACTCGGGGTTACCCAGGCGGATGTAGGGTCAGCTTTAGCCAGCCTGAAGATTCCTGGAGTGGGCTCCCTCAGCCAAAGCACCATTTGCCGATTCGAGTCCCTCACGCTGTCTCACAACAACATGATCGCGTTGAAGCCCATCCTGCAAGCGTGGCTAGAAGAAGCCGAGAAATCACACAGGGAGAAACTTAATAAACCCGAGTTGTTCAACGGTgcggagaaaaagaggaagcgCACGTCGATAGCGGCGCCGGAGAAGAGATCACTGGAGGCCTATTTCGCCATCCAGCCGCGTCCCTCCTCGGAGAAAATCGCAGCAATCGCGGAAAAGCTGGACCTGAAAAAGAACGTGGTGCGGGTCTGGTTTTGCAACCAGCGGCAGAAACAGAAACGAATGAAATACTCTGCATGCGTCTGA